The window agtaaaaattatctttgtaaatttaaaatggaataggtacagggtctttcagctacagacactgggaataccttcccagcctaagtatacaagtacaaattaaaatcctttcagcaaaatacacatttgatctccttccagccaaatacacatttgcaaataaagaaaacaaacacaacctaactcgccttatctacctagtactcactattctgaacttataagagcctgtatcggagagaaacctggttgcacgtctggtccctctgagcccccagagtgaacaacaaccaaatagtaacagcacacacaaaaacttccctccctcaagatttgaaagtatcctgtcccctgattggtcctctggtcaggtgacagccaggctcactgaacttgttaaccctttacaggcaaagagatatgaagtacttctgttctattaactcttacttatctgtttatgacagaaagtGTATATTATTGTGAGAAGCCCAATTCATTAGAGCTGAGATTGTCATaaaagaacagctatactgggttagaccaaaagtccatctagctcaggagacttcagacagtggccaatgccaggtgccccagagggaatgaacagaacaccaAGTAAACCACCCCAttacccaatcccagcttcttgcaaacagaggctggggacaccatccctgcccatcctggctaatagccattgatgacctatcctccatgaacttatctagttcttttaactctgttacagtcttggccttcacaacatcctctggcaaggagttccacaggttgactgtgtgttgggtgaaaaaacattttccttttgttttaaacttgctgcctattaatttaatttggtgacctctagttcctgtgttacaagaaggaataaataacacttccttactgactttctccacaccagtcatgattgtatagacttctatcatatcccccccttagtcatctcttttccaagttgaaaagtcccagtcttattaatctttcctgatATGGCagcctaataatttttattgcccttttctgaagcttttccaattccaatgtatattctttttgagatggggcgaccatatctgcatgcaatattcaagatgtgggcgtaccatggatttacattcACACAGTATTAGTATATTTGAGACAAATGCAGAAGAGATGTGAGTGGGGTCACTAAAAGATTTAAAGAAAGAATGGATGTTATCAGATTAAGGTTTAATTGGATGTTAAAAATGGGAAAGTTTGTTCTGATTTGAAAGTTTCCTTTCCTTATCCACTAATTGAGGCGCCTTGAATATGTGAACATCTTaagacaggggttctcagacttggGGTTGTGACTCCttagggggttgcaaggttactATGTGGGGTTtgtgagttgtcagcctccatccccaatccctgcttcgcctccagcacttataatagtgttaaatataaaaaatatgttttaatttataagcggAATAGCACTATGTGAAAAGAGtaaccaatacaaaagtttgagaaccactgccttaaaatGGTATGCTCAAGTGAAGAGATGTAGACAAGTGGGATAAAATAACAGCCTCTGGAGACTGCATACAGGAATATGGTGTCCAAGTTGCATCTGTTAACAATTAAATAGGCAAGTGAAGAGTCAAACGTTACAATGGCCAAAATTATATAGTATGTAAGAATCATGGTCTAAAAACTGACTTATCCAATGGGTGCATTTGATTATATGTAGTGGGTAGAAACCTACCATACAGCTTTAGCCTAAGTAAGTAATTGAAagataatacatttttttttccaaattgttATTATGAGTTGCCTACAAATATTCTAAATTTAAGGTCTACTGCTTAGCTGGGATTGGAAACACTTTCAGCACAAAATACTGAAATTCACTTTCTGTGAACATTTACACAAATAAATTGGATCACCTGAATGGCTACAGACACAAAAAGGCTTAAGAAAATGTAAACATTTGAATTAAGCTGTGTAAATGTGTGTAAACTATTTTCTATTTTCACAGTTCTAGAATTGGATCATGAACACTGTGAGCAATGAATTGTTTGACAAGATGAAAGATGATGAACTTCTCCATTGTGAGATGAAAGTTAATCTGAATATTGAGCTGTAGTTAAAAGGTGCTGGGTCAAAATTAAGTTTATTTTAAAGTAAGGTGACAGGACTCGGGTATAGCAGATTCAGGCATGTTCAGTAAGTTGATTATGGAAATGTATATAGAGCGAGGAAGCACAATGAGATAATATGGAAAAGGGCCCCTGTTTATAACACATTTTGCCTCAAACTGCTCTACTAATAGtcccttgtttttgttttgttttttttttatataaaagatATTATACTCATCATGGAAGTGCAGACACATTTGGAGGATAAAACATACATAATGTGTGTATTTAAACACCTTTCAAGACTTTAGAAAAGAAACAAGGAATATCTTATTTAATTCAAGATGCAGGCAAAAAGCTGTTTAAAAGGAGTCACTCAAATTGGAGTTAAGCCAGGACACCACTAATTTGACCAAGAATACTCTGAAGGACAATCCAGCTCAGACAGAAGTCAGTGGAATCTATTCATTGACTTCAACTAGAATGAAATCAGGGCCACTTTGACAAGCAGCACAAAATCTATAACAGATTTGCTTTGCGGTCCAAAAAACAAAGACCCTGACAATCTCCAGAAGCACATTATCCCCCCCATCACACTATGGCACTGGCTGAGAACATCACCACTGAGTAAATTACCTGTAGCACAACAAAGATTAGATTTAGCAACCAATCATTTTACCTTTAAAGGGAAGAAAATACGGATTTTTAAATAACAATTTTAACATTAAACACACTATTAAAAACCAGTTGTTCGTTTTTCCAAATAAAAGTTCAAAGCTATTTATTCCATAGAGACTATCATTTTCCTGTTAACATGAAAGTAGTGAAATTAGGACAGAAAAATGCCTTTTGCATTCACACtcaatataaaatataaactgaAATTTAATTACCATTCTCTTCCAACCAGTgtagttttaattaaatttaatttaaattcctTTATTGCTACAGGATCTGTGCAGGCATCTCAATTAGTAGGATTTGGGGATGAAATTAGTAAATTATTTCACCCAGGATCATTATTTCATTCTTCCACTGAAGTCCCATGGAAAAATTCTCATTATTTCAGAGGACTCAAGCAATGTTTccactaattttttccatccatgtgcagaataaatTGTTATGTGCACTGAGCTATGTGCCTATGTGCGCCAccaatagaaaaaaaatgtagatataatatatatttttagaaagttaccatagggataattagtCCAGctaggacaggttaggcattttagaactcactagtcaaagaattaaatttaagtgtaagagaaataaaaattatgaaatgcatagaccagtcaaaacactaaaaCAACACTTTGAAAGAGTAAAATTTACAGCGAATATATGTGCATTGAAGGAAGTACCaagaaataacaacaataatacaagtatgtgttggaAGGTAAGCATGAAAGACACTGTGTGTTGGCTGCTGGGGAAAGCTGTatgctgtctctttaagacaCTTACTGAaagctctcctgctctgtgttgagCCCTGTtgtcttccctcccctgctctgtggagatggggtacatgggcagtgggagggaaggagacagacagtgtgacctggctgctggggaaatctCAGAGACaatgcactgtctctttaagaaaggcaCTCAGAATCCAAGGGATTGTTCACACTTACTGGGGGATTCATGCACGGTCATCGATGCATCAGCAGTTGATTTAGCGCTAAATTGACCACAtatcactctcccatcaactcttgTACTCCACTGgattgagaagagtaaggggcGTCAACAGGAGAGTGTCTCACGTCGACATCACATAGTGCAGACCCTACAGTAAGTATATCTGAGCTACGTCAGTTTGAGTTACTAATCACGTAACAaactgcgtatcttagattgacttttcCCTTTAATGTAGACACTCACCATTCAGATCAGAGCAGCTTCGAGTCCAcctgagccaggctgtccccTGCTCTGCGGAGATGTGTTACAGGGGCGGAGGCctggggacaccctgacatcagctccCTCCCCCGCCGCACTCTACACAGCCAGCAGAAGGGTCCCGGGAGCAGCTGCAGGACGGAGCAAAGTGGGGGGAGGCACACCTGAACACATGCTGCCGGCACTTAAATCTCCTGTGCAGCCGCCAAGTGCATAGTTTACAGGGAACACAGGACTCAAGCCCTAATAATTGTCAGTTTTGCTTTCTGGTTCTGATAAAATCAGCACAAAGCTGTTGTCTTCAGGTTTTTAACAATTCAGAATAAGATTTAATGTCAAGAAAACATGTCTATTCATTAGGATTTTATATCTATTCTTTTACTTAAAGATAACAAGGCAACCATAGGACCTAAGCTGTGGCATCAGGTGCCTTAATAATGAAAGGGataaatggtttttaaaatgatacttaCGTTACTGTTGTGCTGCATTTTTGTTCTAACAAAACTTCAGTTCTTTTAGATTTTGATTGTTTTCGAAGCATTTCCTCTTCAGCTAAATAGAGATGCTTCAAGTGCTCTGGGTAAGAATTTGTATATTGAACTTTACATTGAGGATGtgcctttccttccttttttagTAATTTCTTGTATTCCCGTTGGATCTTTTGCTTTCTCCAAAATGCAAATCCTTGTCCTGAAACCATTAGAAAGAGTGAGTTAGACAAACTATCTAAGAAGGTAActtaataatattattattattattattattattattaagcttTTACTCTGCTAATGCATTTTTCCAAACATGAACCAGAACTAGCATCTTAACTGCTACTATAGAccagggttctcaacctttttttttccccctctcagcccccatcatccccacaacatgctataaaaactccatgacccacctgtgccacaataactgattttctgcatataaaagccagggccagtgttatagggcagttgcctggggcctCATGCCATAGGGGCTCCTgcgaagctacattgctcaagcttcagcttcagccctgggtgacaggGCTCAGaaccctgggcttcagccccacgtggcagggcttcagctttctatcctgggccccagcaaatccaatgctggccctgcttggcggccCTGATCCCCTGGCGGAGAATCATTGCTATAGACAGGGGTCCATTGTTTTAAGTTGCATCAAGAAAACTGAGAAAGGCTTCATAACATGAAGGTGAAAACAGCTGATCCCTACATTAGCACTTAGGCTGCTAGCACTGGGGAAGCTGCACCATTGTAGGAAAACAGTTGCAAAACATGGTAGTGTCGGTGCAGCCTTGCTAAtgataatcatttaaaaatacttgGATGAATACACCAGATGATTAAGGTCTCCTTACTGCTTTTACAATCCATTTTTGAACAGTTTTTACTTATCACAATCTCTTGCTTTCAGCCCTATGTATGAGATCAAAAGGAATTCATAAAGATGGTCTCAAACAAAAGTTGCTAAAAATAATCTTGGATGCCCAAGAAATACGCAACTACAACTGGAACAAAACTGGCTCACTTATAGAGGTACAATGCTTTaaaccatttttaaagaaaatattatcttatctttctttcttcatttaCTTGCTTTTTATAACTGTTCAGGGAAGAGCTCTCTCTCAAGCCTAGAAATATATGCCACACTCAACACATACATGACAATTATGAACACCCACTCAAGTCACTCAAAGAAAAAGCAAGTAGTTGTTTCACTTTGTATAGCCATTTAACCAGTTAGAAGCATAAATTGGAGCCTTCTTTTCCATCCAAAAGAATTAAAGCCATTCTGGAACTTGGATAACAGCACACATGGTTTCCATACAAGCTTTTAGTTGAATCATTCCTGCTCAGTGGCCAAAATTTGAGAGTTGCTTGGCTTACCCTTCAGTGTTATCTCTAAAACACTTTATCACAGACAGTTAGACATACCTGATGAACCATACTATGAATGAAAAAATGAGAATGCATTTGCAACACATGTATTTCTTTACATCCAGTTAAGCACAGAGCTGGCCTGAATCCAAAGCAAAGAAAGCTTGGGACCTTTTGCATTCTCGGACCTCAAGAGCCAACTAGTTACAACTCTAGCAACTCCCCATTGCAAGGTGGGCCCTGTTAGATTATGACTAGCCTTGTTTGTTAACAGGTCTCGAGTTAGCTtcgaccctgctccctgacaaATGCTAGGGAAGGGAAAAGACCCAATTGAGCCGGAGTCCCCTCATACCATCCCACGGGGGAATCCTGCTTCCACAACCGGGCGGGGCTGAGGCATGGGGCACAGGCAGCACCACTCCTCGCCACTGCAATGGTCAGAGAGGCGCCAGGCTTGCCCTCAGCCCGTGAGCACAACGCAATCCGGGGCTTATGACACTACGTGCAACGACGGCAACAGGCCCCGAGCGGCTGCGGGCTGCGCGAGCTCTGGGCACCAGAGACCGGGGCGGGGGAGGCCGTTGCGGGGGAAAGCGCGAGATCCCCCTTTCCCCCGCGCGCTGCCGCTGAACGCGGGAGCCCGCGCGAGGCCCCGGCGGCggcgctccctcctcccccagccgcAGGAGCGGCGGGGCCCGGCTCTCGCCCCACTCACCCTCCCGAACGTTCCCCAGAAAGCTCCGCCGCGGGTCCGGCCTCCATTGCCGCTTTCGGCGGGGACCCTGGGCCGCCGCGGTGTTTTTTTTCGGGGCAGCCCGGCTCCTGTTTGTCCCCGCCGATGCCATCAGCCTTCCGCTGGTCCCTCAGACTCGTCGTCGCGCTCTGGACACGTCACCAAACAGCGCCCACCTCCTAGCCGACGGATGGCGACCTCTGCTCGGTGTTCGATTCGCCAGCCTGACCACTTGGGGCAGGGTGGAGCTCGAGCCACCCGGCCGCCAGGCATCACAAATCGAGCGCCGAAGAAAAGTGCCCGCCGCCGCCATGTCGCGTTCCCTCGGCTCCCTCCCGCCCGAGCCGGCAGCGGAGACTGTGGCCTCCCGGCTGCGGGCCGTGGCGCAGTTTCTCAGGCGGGCACTGCCTCTGTGCCAGGCCCACACGGTGGAGTTTTACACGCGGGGGCTGTGGGAGCAGCTGGTGGCTCTCTCCCCCGAGACGGTGCTGGAGGCGTTGAGCGGGGCCGGACTCCTGCGGCAGCAGCAGCGCCCCCTGGAGGAGGCCGCCAGCACCGCCAGGCCCGGGCTATGGGGTAAGTGCCAGAACCCCCGTTCGGGGCGCGTAATGCTGGTCCCATGCGGGGCGCTGGGGTCACTCTCTGGCTGACTCTGCCCCTCGTGGCTGCGTGACGAGGGCATGATAGGTGGCCGTCACTCCTGGCAGCCGGCATAGTGTTGCCACCCTGGCATCCTGCTGGGTGTTTTTCTTCaagccccagcacctggagtcaggtgattccATAGACACTCAGCTTCTCTTGAAAAGAAATGCTGGTAGCCTTCCCGATTGCGAGAAAAGTTTGACCACAGCACTTGCATGTACTAAAAGATCAGACACCAGATGACAAAGTTTAGAGGATCCCCACTTTTATTGTTTAAAGgagcatgatttttaagccaagctCATAAGTTTTGCTTGGTTGTGGTTGGCAGTGCTCCCTCCATGGCATCAGAGGAGAGACTCTGCAAAGCATGAGACTGCGGAATGGACATCCCATGCTACGTTGTCATGCTGCAGGGACGTCACTGCTCCACCTGCCACAGCAAGAGGGACCATCTCAGTGTATTCTGAGATGATTGGGCAGTTTTTTGGTGCCATGTTATACTACTGTGTTCAAAACTTCATTGCCTTGCTTTGTAGCATCACAAGTTGATGGCGTTTGGAGGCCCATTCCAAGGAATCCTGAGGTCCATAAATATCTACCTTCCCTGCAGTCCCAAAAGCAGCAGGTACTTTCAGGATTGCTGCTGTTTCAAAAGAAATTAAATCAGGAAACTCCTGTGAATACCATGGGATGTGCAGGCACAGATTCTAGAGCACGGGTCAGCAACATCTTGCACGCGGTTTGCCAGGGTAAGCGCCCTGGCAggatgggccagtttgtttacctgccacatccacatccacaggtttggccgatcacggctttcactggctgcggttcaccgctccaggcgagctgtgtgccagaggttgccaacccctgctctagagataACATTTGTATTCCTACAGGAGATTCTAGTGATAATGCACCAAGGGCCGCCTAGGCTGCTGAACAGGAATATAGCAGTACCTCTTTGTCCCCATATCGCTGTTGCAGCAGTTGATAAATAAGTCCCttaaaagtattattattaagttTAACAAGTTTTCATGCTGgttgtgcagcagcagtaaaCTTGCAGACACTATTCTCAGAGTTATGCTGACTTCATCAATGAGGCTGATGCTCAAACAGAAGTTTTGGATTAATGAGATATTATATATGTTGAAGTTGGTAAAATGATGATTCACATCTGTTGTCTTGTACTTGGACTACTGTAACCTTCTTTTCTTGTGCCTCAGATCTAGTCATCCTTCTCCAATTCAGTTAATGGCTCTTGGTCTGTTTCTGTAtcaagtgtgacagacccaggccagtggggtgcaggagtctggtagagggtgaatatactggtcctattggcatccagcgggggtgggcgggcgaagcccgcccacttctaaagggcctccccccagcctaaggggaggacccacaggtctgggacaccaaataattacgggggacaactaatgaaaaaaacaggatcgggagtgaggtcatagggctaaacgaagggaacccgatggggacaccgagcagagaaccccggacaacgcccactgctcctcgaaggcgtcaagggagccagtggacgccgcccagaggaactctgcccggatgcgtgagcagacggaggaacggaaataggccccacagtcgcaggaaatcctgtcggccaaccgcctctccctggtgttgtagatggtcagtttggccagggccaagaggaggttgagaaggagatcccgcgacttcgtggggccacggatggggagcgtgtagataaaaaggtgaggggaaaagtgcaaccaaaaacgcaggaaaatattcaggaggagccggaacgggctgcaacctggcgcactccaaataaacgtgcgccaaggtctccttctcaccacagaaagggcaggtgctagggacagatgtgaaccgcgccaagtacacgcccgtgctcacggctccgtgaaggagccgccaactgatatccccggcgggcctcgggaccagggcagagtacaagctggcccaccggggctcctcaccctcgagaggcggcagg of the Gopherus flavomarginatus isolate rGopFla2 chromosome 1, rGopFla2.mat.asm, whole genome shotgun sequence genome contains:
- the CCDC59 gene encoding thyroid transcription factor 1-associated protein 26 — protein: MASAGTNRSRAAPKKNTAAAQGPRRKRQWRPDPRRSFLGNVREGQGFAFWRKQKIQREYKKLLKKEGKAHPQCKVQYTNSYPEHLKHLYLAEEEMLRKQSKSKRTEVLLEQKCSTTVTSDATQKKFKKKTSNQKAKEEYEKIRAERARKKEEAEKRKREREEAQRLYKQKKMEAYKILSKRTAKGQPNLNLQIEFLLQKIQQKP